The genomic region AAACGGTTGAGTTTAAGACACAAAAGCGCGAGTTTTGTACTCATACGGGCACTTATAAGGGTAAGCGTATGACGGTACTCTCTACGGGTATTGGTCCTGATAATATTGATATTGTTATCAATGAGCTGGATGCACTTTTTAACATTGATCTTACTACGCGTACACCAAAAGCCACTCATACAGAGCTTAATATCGTGCGTTTTGGTACTTCAGGTTCGTTGCAGGCGGACATTCCTGTGGATAGCTTTGTGCTCTCTTCGCACGGGCTAGGTATGGATAATATGTTCCACTCATACCGTGATGCAGCTACTGTGCGCGACCTTGCTTTAGAGGAGGCTTTTATCACACATACCCATTGGTTTATGGATAAGGGAAGACCGTACATCATACCGTGTGGACAAAAGCTCAAGGCACACATTCTTACTTCTGAGGTCTTTGAGGGAATTACAGGTACAGCACCAGGTTTTTACGGTCCACAGGGACGTGTATTGCGCCTTGCAGTGCAGGACCCACAACTCAACGATAAGCTACATAGTTTTAACCACAAAGGACATCGTATGACGAACTTAGAGATGGAAACTTCGGCTATCTACGGGCTCTCGGCACTCTTGGGACATCAAGCAGTATCGCTTAATGCTATCATTGCTAACCGTCCTACAGGTACTTTTACCAAAGATCCTAAGCAGGCTGTGGAACGCTTGATAGCCTTTGGTTTAGAGCGATTGAGTAGCTTTTAGCATATAGGCGTATTACTCTCTGCTCTCTTTTTATTCTTCATTGTGATAGAAATGCAAAAACAATCTTATCATATCTCTGATTTTTGTGCTGCCATAGAAATCCGTGTGCGCTTCAGCGAAACCGATCCACTGGGTATCGTATGGCACGGCAATTACATCAAATACTTTGAAGAAGCCCGCGAGGCTTTTGGGCGCAAGTATGGTATTTCGTACTTAGACGTTGAGAGACAAGGCTATGCTACGCCTATCGTCAAGAGCCTTTGTGAGCACAAAAAGATGGTGCGCTACGGCGAGACCCTCCGTGTGGAAGCCCACTACCAGCCTACCAATGCCGCCAAACTCATCTTCCACTACTTCATCTACAACGCCGCTGAGGAGCTCGTCTGCACAGGACTCACTGAACAAGTGTTTACCTCCTTAGAAGACCACAGTCTGGCACTTTATTTGCCTGAATGGTTTAGACTTCAAAGCGAGGAGCCATAGGTGTTATCACCCTGTGTGGTATGGTGTTTTAGCCGAAGAATATCGGTTTTATCACAAAAGTGTTTTTCCTGTAATTTTAACATTTCACTGAAATTATTTTCAAAAAGGTTTTAGTGTTTAAAAAAATTATACTAATTTTGCGGCATTTTAATAGCTCTAAACAATTAGTTATACCAAATGCTGGTCGCTGATCAGTGACGCTGAATCACTACCTTTTAAGATGATACACACTTTTGAAATAGCACAGTTTACCACCTCGGTGGGCGTACGGGTGGAAGCACTTCGGGTGCACTACCAACTCTATGGCTGTGAGCTGGGGTCGGCACCTGTGGTGGTAATCAATCACGCGTTTACGGGCAACTCTCAGCTGACGGGTAAAGACGGATGGTGGAGCATTGCTGTGGGCGACAGGCGACTGATTGATACGACGCGCTTTACGGTGGTGGCTTTCAATATCCCTGGTAATGGCTATGGTGCAGGAACTGATGAACTTATCTTCAATTACCAACATTGGACGGCGGTAGATGTGGCGCGCATCTTTAATTACGGTATCACAGAGGTGCTGGGCTTAAAGGAAGTCTACGCCCTTGTAGGCTGCTCGCTGGGGGGTGGTATCGCTTGGGAGATGGCTGTGCTTGCCCCTGCGCTCTTTGAGCAATTGGTGATCATCGCTGCTGATTGGAAGGCAACGGACTGGATCATAGGCAACTGCCTATTGCAGGAGCAGATACTCAAGAACTCTAACAACCCGCTACACGATGCGCGTCTGCACGCAATGCTCTGTTACCGTACGCCGCAGTCGCTGAAAATGAAGTTCGACCGCAGTACACACCTACCCACACAGCTTTACAACGTAGAGAGCTGGCTACTGCACCACGGCGAGAAGCTACAAGAGCGCTTCTCACTCTCCGCTTACAAGCTGATGAATCAGCTGATTAAGACCATTGACATCACTCGCGATCACGATAGTTTTGCAGCGGCAGTGCACGACCTCGATAGTGAGATTACGCTGGTGGCGATTGACTCTGACCTGTACTTTTCACCTCAAGAGAACCGCGATACCGCTGAGGAACTGGCGGCCTTGGGCAAGAGTGTGCATTACAAAGAGATCCATTCGGTACACGGGCACGACGCTTTTCTGATCGAATTCCGACAATTGGAGCGGTTGTTGAGAGGTTGCTTTGAGGAGTAAACCCTAAGAGACTTTATCTTCTATCTGCAATATATGTGTTTTGCAGCTTATTTTTCTTTTATCAATTGCATAGCCCTCACTTAGCTGAGTCTAAAAAATAGCGCTCATTATCCGTATATTTTCCGTACTTTGTCCGTATTTATTCCGTAGGAGCTCCTATTGGAAATATTTTCTGTATCATATTATTTACAAGGGGCTACTGGGTGCTATGCCTCTGATTTAAGAGTTTTATAATAGAATGCTATTTTATTTTTTTTATAAATTTTGGAAGTTTTTCATTGCCAATTAAAATATTCTTAGTATTTTTGCGGCGTAATCTTAGATAAAAAGAAAGCTATGAAGGTATTAAAATTCGGGGGGCGCTCGCTCTCCAACGAGGGAATCAGCAAAGTGGTAGCTATCATCGGTAAGGCGGCGACTGAGGGGGCTGTGGCTGTGGTAGTATCGGCACGGGTAGACGCCACCGATAGGCTCTTAGACCTATTGGAGCAAGCACGCACAGGTGAGGACTACACCCCAGCCTTATCGGCACTAAAAGCCTACCAATCGGCGGAGTTTGGCGTAGACCTTACCAATGAATTCCGTCTGTTGGACAAGCTCTTAGAGGGCGTATCACTGCTGAAAGACTATACCCAGCGCACTGCCGACTTAGTGCTCGCACAAGGCGAATTGATGGCGGCACAAACCGTAGTGGCACTGCTGAGGCAAGGGGGCGTGAAAGCACGCTTTGTCGATAGTCGTGAGATCTTTAAGACGGACGCTGTGGTAGGCAATGCGCAGATACTCAGTGGGGTATCGGAAGAGAAGACGCGTGCACTCTTTGCTGAGATCGCCCCGAGAGAGGTGGCTGTGGTTACGGGCTTTATCGCTTCCACCGAGCACGGCGAAACCACCACGCTGGGGCGCAACGGCAGCAACTACTCGGCAGCGCTGCTTGCCAACTACCTCAACGCTACGGAGTTGGAGAACTACACCCACGTTGATGGTATCTTCACTGCCAACCCCGAATTGGTGCCTGAGGCGCAAATCATACGTACCTTGAGCTATGAAGAGGCAAATGAGCTAGCGAACTTCGGTGCTTCGATACTACACGCAAAGACGATTATCCCATTGATAGAGAAGCAAATACCCCTTCGTATTAAGAATACCTTCAACAGCGAAGACGCAGGTACCCTCATCCACGCACAGAGCGAGGGCGAGGGCATCAAGGCACTCTCTGTAAGTTGCGATAATGCGCTCATTGTGCTGGAAGGGCGTGGATTGCTGGGCAAAGTGGGCGTCGATGCGCGTATCTTTAAAGCCTTGGCACAGAAGCAAGTGAGCGTGAGTATTATCTCGCAAGGCTCTTCAGAGCGTGGTGTGGGATTGGTGGTAGCACAAGCCGACGCCGAAGTGGCAAAGCAGGCACTCGAAGAGGAGTTCTCATACGACTTCTACACCAAGGACGTCAGTGCGGTGAGCATCACCCCTGAGGTGGCGGTCGTTTCGATAGTAGGGCAACCGCTTTCCACTTTCCATCATCCTTATAATGCGCTCATTCGCAACCAGATAGTACCACTGCTCATCAACAACGCCGCTACGGGGAAAAATGTAGGTTTGGTGCTGCACGCCTCGCACTTGCACAAGGCGCTGAACGTTATCCACGGTGAGATTTTTGGGGTGTCGCGCCGTATCAACTTGGTGATCTTCGGCAAAGGCACCGTTGGCGGCACGCTCATCGCACAGCTGATCGCCGCCCACGAGAGTCTTTTAAAGCGCAAGAACCTCAGTCTGCGCATTATAGCCATTGCCAACTCTACGCGTATGCTCACCGCAGCCAAGGGTGTCGGGGGCGATTGGGAGGCGACTTTTGAGCGTGAGGCACAGCCGTATAGCCTCAATACGCTCAAGGCGTTTGTCGATACGCATCACTTGGAGAACCTCATCGCAGTGGATGTAACAGCGAGTAAGGCGTTTATTGAGAATTATATTCCCTTGGTACAGAGCGGGTTCGACCTTGTTTCAGCGAATAAGATCGCTAACACTATCTCGTATGAATTTTACCAACAATTGCGTGAGGAATTGCGCCTGCACCACAAGAGTTACCTCTACGAAACCAATGTGGGGGCGGGCTTGCCGCTGATCGACACCATACGGCTGCTGCATCATTCAGGGGAGAATATCACCCGTATTAAGGGGATCTTCTCGGGGACGCTGAGCTACCTTTTCAACACCTTTTCAGCTGAGGATAAGCCCTTTAGTGAGGTACTCCGTGGGGCTATTGAGAGTGGCTACACTGAGCCTGATCCGCGTGAAGACCTTTGTGGCAATGATGTGGGGCGCAAGCTGCTCATCCTCGCCCGCGAGCTCGACCTCGGCAATGAGTTTGCCGATGTGAAGATTGAGAACCTTATCCCCGAGAACCTCAGAGAGGGCAGCGTGGAGGATTTTCTCGCCCACCTCGCCGTCTTTGACCCTATCTATCAGAAGATAAAGGACGCCCAAGCGCCTAACCACGTGTTGCGCTATGTGGGCGACCTGCACGGCAATTTGGAGGCTACCGAGAGTGTACAGCTCGACGTGAAGCTCATCTCCGTGCCTAAGGACAGTGCGCTGGGGCAGGTGCGCGGTGCCGACTCCATCTTTGAGATCTACACCGACTCGTACGGTGCTAACCCTTTGGTGATACAAGGGGCTGGGGCAGGTGCTTCGGTGACGGCGCGGGGCGTTTTTGGCGATATCCTACGGCTGGCAGAGGCGATGATTTTTAATTTTTAAAGTTTAACATAAATATCTAGCGAATAGTATAGATGCTGAATTCCTTAATCTCTAACCACTAAATCACAATGAAAGTAACCGAACATATCAAGCGTGCCAAAGGCAAAACACTCTTCTCCTTTGAGGTAATCCCCCCGAAGAAGGGCAATAACATTGAGGAACTTTACAAGAACATTGATCCACTGATGGAGTTCAATCCGCCATTTATTGATGTGACTACTTCACGCGAAGAGTTTTACTACATTGAGCACCCCAATGGGCTCTTTGAGAAGCGCATCACCCGTATGCGCCCTGGCACAGTGGGCATCTGTGCGGCAATACAGCACAAGTACAAGGTCGATACCGTACCACACGTGCTCTGTGGCGGCTTCTCGCGCGAGGAGACGGAATACCTGTTAGTCGATTGCTATTACCTCGGTATCCACAACGTGATGGCACTGCGCGGCGATGCAATGAAGGAGCAACGCTATTTTGAGCCTACACGCGGCGGACACACTTACGCCTCACAGTTAGTGAAGCAGATCGCTAACCTCAACCGAGGCAAATACCTCCACGAGGTGATCGAAGCCGATACGAAGGCGGACTACTTCTGCATAGGCGTGGCGGGCTATCCCGAAAAGCACTTGGAAGCCCCCTCGTTGCAGTTCGACCTCGCCCGCCTGAAAGAGAAGGTAGAGGCAGGAGCACACTACATCGTAACCCAGATGTTCTTCGACAACCAGAAGTACTTCGCCTTTGTGGATAGTGTGCGCCAGATGGGCATCGATGTGCCTATCATACCAGGCATTAAGCCCATTGCTACCAAAAAACACCTCCATTTGCTCTCGCAGGCTTTTAAGATTGACTTTCCCGAAGAGCTCGTGCACGAGGTTGAACGGTGCAAAACCAACGTCGAAGTAAAAGAAGTAGGCGTAGAGTGGGCAATCTACCAAAGTCGCGAGCTGAAGACCTACGGGGTGCCCGTGCTGCACTACTACTCAATGGGTAAGGCAGACAACATCGCACGGGTGGTACGCGAGGTATTCTGAGCTTTTACTATCTAAAAAGATATATAAAATCGGGCTTTGTACGAAAGTACAAAGCCCGATTTTATATTAAAACTGTATGTATTTCAAGCGTATAGTCAATCCTCCCTATGCCTCCAGCGCCTGCTTAAAGTCTGCAATCAGGTCGTTGATATTTTCAATGCCGACAGCCACCCGCACCAAGGTCTGCGTAACTCCACGCGCCACCTTTTCTTCCTCAGGGAACTCAGTGTGAGTAAGCGTACTGGGGTGGGTCACTAAGGTTTCCACACCGCCTAAGCTCACCGCAAATAAAGCCACTTTCAGGCTCTCAAAGAAGCTCTTTACCTTTTTCTCATCCTTCAGAACGAAAGAAAAGACAGCCCCTCCTCCTGAGGCTTGTCGCTGGTGAATAGCTTTGCGCTCAGCATCGGCTTCGGTAGGGTAATACACCTTCTCAACGGCAGGATGCAGTTTGAGGTAATGCACCAGCGCCTCAGTGTTGCTCTGTGCGTAGTCCATACGCACTTTCAGCGTCTTGATACTGCGCATCAGCAGCCAACTGTCAAAGGGTGCTATCATTGCCCCAATAGCCACCTGTGCAAAGCTAATCTTCTCAGAGAGAGCATCGTCGTTCAGTACGATAGCCCCCGCAATAATGTCATTATGCCCACTGAGAAACTTCGTTGCGGAATGCACCACCACATCAGCACCTAACTCCAGCGGACGCTGTAAATAAGGCGACATAAAGGTGTTATCGACTATCGTGATGAGCTTGTGCTCGCGGGCAATAGCTACTACCCCCTCAATATCAGTGATATCCAGCAGTGGATTAGAAGGGGTCTCAATGAAGATCCCCTTAGTCGAAGGCAATATTGCCTTGCGGATATTTTCAAGATTAGTGGTATCTACAAAAGATGCTTTAAGCCCGAATTTCCCGAAGATATCCCGTATAATGCGGAAAGTACCCCCGTAGATATCCAGCCCGAAGATAAAGTGGTCGCCTGCCTCAAACACGCTTAGTAGCGTGCTTATAGCAGCCATTCCCGAAGAAAAAGCGAAGCCGTGCTTGCCACTTTCCAATTGCGCTAAAAGCCTTTCCAGCTCGCGACGCGTAGGGTTCGACACGCGGCTGTACTCAAACTCTTGCTCCACACCAAACTCCCTTATCGGAAAGGTCGACGCCATATTGATGGTACTGCCCCATTCTTCTACCTTTTCGCCATTACTCCTTACCCCGTGAATTGCTTTTGTTTCAAACTTCATAATCTTATTATCTCTAATTTCTACTCTCTACTCTCTACTCCCTGCTCCCTACTCTCTATTTACCGTATTTCGCACGCAGTTTTTTAGCGGTGGCTACCATTGCGTGGAGGGCAGCTTTGGTTTCCTCCCAATGGCGCGTTTTGAGCCCGCAGTCAGGGTTTACCCACAGTTGTTCCTTTGGTATCACCTTGATAGCCTTTTCCATCAGTGCAGTCATCTCTTCTTCGGACGGCACACGAGGCGAGTGGATGTCGTACACCCCTGGGCCGATCTCGTTAGGGTATTTGAATTCACCAAATACGTCTAACAGCTCCATTTGTGAGCGCGAGCATTCGATGGTGATCACATCAGCGTCCATAGCAGCGATGGCTTCAATCATATCGTTGAACTCAGAGTAGCACATATGGGTGTGTATCTGCGTCTTATCTTCAACACCTGAGGCGGCTATGCGGAAGGCTTTGATTGCCCAATCGAAATAGGCTGCCCATTCGGCTTTACGCAGTGGAAGCCCTTCGCGAATAGCAGGCTCATCGATTTGAATAACTTTAATACCTGCGCGCTCTAAATCGACTACCTCATCGCGGATAGCCAATGCGATCTGCAAGCAAGTCTCTGAGCGCGGTTGATCATCGCGCACAAACGACCATTGCAAGATGGTTACAGGTCCTGTGAGCATTCCTTTTACGGGGCGATTCGTCAGTGATTGAGCGTACTTACTCCAACGCACGGTCATTGCCGCACGGCGTGATATGTCACCAAAGATAATTGGTGGCTTCACACAGCGCGAGCCATAGCTTTGCACCCAACCGAATTTAGTGAAAGTATAACCCTTGAGCAGTTCGCCAAAGTATTCCACCATATCGTTGCGCTCAAACTCGCCGTGTACCAGCACGTCTATATCTGTGGACTCTTGAAAGCGTATTGACTCCTCAATCTCTTGCTCTAAGAGCTCATCATACTCAGCCTGCGTGAGGTCGCCTTTCTTAAAGCGAGCACGCCACGAGCGCACTTCTGTCGTCTGTGGGAAGGAACCGATAGTAGTCGTCGGGAAGAGCGGCAACCCTAAGGCTGCGTGCTGTGCGAGCTTGCGCTTACTGAAAGGGCTCTTGCGTTGGTCATCACCCTCAGCGATATTCTTCACACGCTCTTTTACCGCCTTATCGTGGATAAGGGTCGAGGTGCGACGAGCAGCCGCAGCGCGTTTGTTCTCTTCGTATGAGGCAGCCTCCTCAGCATTAGGGTTGTCGAATGCCAGTACGGTGAGCAGCTGTACTTCCTTTACTTTCTGTTTAGCGAAGGCAAGCCATTGCTTGATCTCTAGGGTAAGCACCTTCTCGTTGTTTTCAAGCTCTAAGTTGCAAGGCGAGTGCAGCAGTGAGCACGAGGTACCTACGTAGATACGATCCATACCAATCTTAGCTTCTGCTTTATCAATAAGGGCTACAGATGCCTCTAAGTCGTTTTTCCAAACGTTGCGCCCATCTACCAATCCCAAAGAGAGTTTCTTATGAGGAGGTAGCAATTCCAGCACGAGGTCGAGTTGCTGAGGGGCACGCACCAAGTCGATGTGCAGTACTTGCAATGGCAATGAGAGTGTCAAGTTGAGGTTGTCGCCCAAGCCTCCGAAATAGGTGGTGAGGATAAACTCCGTGTTGGGGAACTTCGCCGCAATCGCCTCATAAGTAGTGCGATAAATAGAGGCAGCACGCTCGGGCAAGTCAAGCACCAAGTAAGGCTCATCGATCTGAATAGTCTTAGCACCCGCCTTCACCAAACTCTCGATAATCTCAATATATACAGGCAGCAGACGCTCAGCCAAGTCCAGACGGCTGAACCCAGCTTCTTTCTCCTTACCCAAAAGCAGGTAAGTAAGTATCCCAATAAGTACGGGCTTGGTCTCTACGCCATTAGCTTTTGCCAACTGATATTCCTCTAAAGGCTTGTTGTGTGCAAGTTTAAACTGCTGATTTTTAGTAAACTCAGGAACGATGTAGTGATAATTCGTATCGAACCATTTGGTCATTTCCATAGCCGTAACGTCGATACCATCCTTCTGATAGCCACGAGCCATCGCAAAGTAGCGTTCAAGTGCTGAAAGCTTGCTCACTGAGGCAAAACGCTCTGGTATAGCATTAACAGTAAACGAAAAGTCGAGCATCTGGTCATAATACGAGAAGTCATTCGAAGAAATGAGCTCTACCCCAGCCTCTTGCTGCAATTTCCAATTGTGAATGCGGATTTTATTTGCTTCCGCTACTAAGTCCTCTTGTGAGATCTTGCCTTCCCAATAAGCCTCATTGGCTTTTTTCAGTTCGCGCTTCTCACCAATACGTGGATAACCTAAAACGTTTGATTTCATACGGTAATTTTTATTTTTCTTTTTAGTTAGGAGCGTGATGCTCATTTGTCAATCTGGCGGCAAAGGTACAAAAAGGATTCTTAACTACCAAATATTTTAGCAAAAAAAGTTTTTAATTTTATATTTTTAATATAATTTTATAATAGTTAAAGGTTTTAAAGATGGAAAAATATAGTAGGGTAGGGGTAGTGCTAAACTCCTTTTTTTAGAGCAATACAGCCATTATGATTTTCTTTATAGGATAGAGTTAGGTATTTTTTTGCTAAGACGTTTTTCAAGGTGAGTTTTAATACGGTTCCAGAACGGTTCCAGAACGGATTGTGTGCTGATGGTTTGTTAGTAAAAATTGTTTGTGTTGGTTTTTCTATTTCCTAAAAAAGTATTATCTTTGCCAAAAATTAGTAATCATAGTAGTATAATGAAAACATACTTCCTCATCACAATGCTGCTGCTCAGCAGCTTGAGCTTCGCCCAAGGGCGCTTTACTCAGCCGCAAATGCCGCTGAGCACCGAGCAAGAGAACCTCTTGGCGAGTTTTTCCTTGCCCGTAAAACAGGGTGCTGAGATCACTGCCCTCAGTCTCACTCTGCAAGATAGCCATCATAGTTTGGGCATCAGTCACCTCTCGGTGTATGTGAGCGAAAGCGATCAGCGGCAAGGGGCTACCCTCTACGCTCAAAGTATTGACGTAAAGCATCATACAGAGCTCAAAGGCAGATATACGCCACACGGCAAACAGCTCTTCGTATGGCTCACCGCCAAAACTGTTGAGCAGCCCGACCTACTGGCTACTCTCTACCTGAAAAGCATCAAAGTACATACCACCAAAGGTGCTTACACATTGAAAAACAGTGGGAAAACAGCTCAGCGATACGCTATCACGCTCCGCCAAAGGAAGCAAGACGGCATTGAGTGCTACCGCATCCCTGGGCTGGTAACTACCCCTAAGGGAACCCTCATCGGTGTATACGATAACCGCTACAACAACTGCAAAGATCTACAAGAGGATATCAACATCGGAATGAGCCGCAGCACCGACGGCGGGCAGACTTGGGGACCTATGAAGGAAATAATGGATATGGGCACTTGGGGGAACCTCCCTCAGCAGCTCAATGGCATTGGCGACCCTGCTGTGCTGGTGGACGAGCAAACGGGCACGCTGTACGTGATGGCACTCTGGCAACACGGTCTCACTAAGGATGATACGAGCTGGTGGGGCTCAAAACCAGGGATGACCCCTAACGAGACCGCCCAAGTGATGCTCACCAAAAGCACTGATGACGGACTTACGTGGAGCACCCCTACGAACATCACTGAGCAAATCAAAAAACCTGAGTGGTACCTCCTCTTCCAAGG from Capnocytophaga haemolytica harbors:
- the thrA gene encoding bifunctional aspartate kinase/homoserine dehydrogenase I → MKVLKFGGRSLSNEGISKVVAIIGKAATEGAVAVVVSARVDATDRLLDLLEQARTGEDYTPALSALKAYQSAEFGVDLTNEFRLLDKLLEGVSLLKDYTQRTADLVLAQGELMAAQTVVALLRQGGVKARFVDSREIFKTDAVVGNAQILSGVSEEKTRALFAEIAPREVAVVTGFIASTEHGETTTLGRNGSNYSAALLANYLNATELENYTHVDGIFTANPELVPEAQIIRTLSYEEANELANFGASILHAKTIIPLIEKQIPLRIKNTFNSEDAGTLIHAQSEGEGIKALSVSCDNALIVLEGRGLLGKVGVDARIFKALAQKQVSVSIISQGSSERGVGLVVAQADAEVAKQALEEEFSYDFYTKDVSAVSITPEVAVVSIVGQPLSTFHHPYNALIRNQIVPLLINNAATGKNVGLVLHASHLHKALNVIHGEIFGVSRRINLVIFGKGTVGGTLIAQLIAAHESLLKRKNLSLRIIAIANSTRMLTAAKGVGGDWEATFEREAQPYSLNTLKAFVDTHHLENLIAVDVTASKAFIENYIPLVQSGFDLVSANKIANTISYEFYQQLREELRLHHKSYLYETNVGAGLPLIDTIRLLHHSGENITRIKGIFSGTLSYLFNTFSAEDKPFSEVLRGAIESGYTEPDPREDLCGNDVGRKLLILARELDLGNEFADVKIENLIPENLREGSVEDFLAHLAVFDPIYQKIKDAQAPNHVLRYVGDLHGNLEATESVQLDVKLISVPKDSALGQVRGADSIFEIYTDSYGANPLVIQGAGAGASVTARGVFGDILRLAEAMIFNF
- a CDS encoding acyl-CoA thioesterase, with product MQKQSYHISDFCAAIEIRVRFSETDPLGIVWHGNYIKYFEEAREAFGRKYGISYLDVERQGYATPIVKSLCEHKKMVRYGETLRVEAHYQPTNAAKLIFHYFIYNAAEELVCTGLTEQVFTSLEDHSLALYLPEWFRLQSEEP
- a CDS encoding sialidase family protein, with the translated sequence MKTYFLITMLLLSSLSFAQGRFTQPQMPLSTEQENLLASFSLPVKQGAEITALSLTLQDSHHSLGISHLSVYVSESDQRQGATLYAQSIDVKHHTELKGRYTPHGKQLFVWLTAKTVEQPDLLATLYLKSIKVHTTKGAYTLKNSGKTAQRYAITLRQRKQDGIECYRIPGLVTTPKGTLIGVYDNRYNNCKDLQEDINIGMSRSTDGGQTWGPMKEIMDMGTWGNLPQQLNGIGDPAVLVDEQTGTLYVMALWQHGLTKDDTSWWGSKPGMTPNETAQVMLTKSTDDGLTWSTPTNITEQIKKPEWYLLFQGPGRGITMADGTLVFAGQFRDAQQVPHSTIIYSTDHGEHWQIGTGAKTNTTEAQVVQLPDGSLMLNMRDDRNRHNFELSDNLHGRSVYTTRDMGKTWSEHPTSRKALVEPNCMASLIAYTSPKGKHYLFFSNPADAQKRIHLTIKASADNGLTWDKLPQKMLYEGDTMGYSCMTLIEGKYIGILYEGAAGELYFQKIPISDFIK
- the metF gene encoding methylenetetrahydrofolate reductase [NAD(P)H], whose product is MKVTEHIKRAKGKTLFSFEVIPPKKGNNIEELYKNIDPLMEFNPPFIDVTTSREEFYYIEHPNGLFEKRITRMRPGTVGICAAIQHKYKVDTVPHVLCGGFSREETEYLLVDCYYLGIHNVMALRGDAMKEQRYFEPTRGGHTYASQLVKQIANLNRGKYLHEVIEADTKADYFCIGVAGYPEKHLEAPSLQFDLARLKEKVEAGAHYIVTQMFFDNQKYFAFVDSVRQMGIDVPIIPGIKPIATKKHLHLLSQAFKIDFPEELVHEVERCKTNVEVKEVGVEWAIYQSRELKTYGVPVLHYYSMGKADNIARVVREVF
- a CDS encoding nucleoside phosphorylase gives rise to the protein MIKESELILNPDGSVYHLNLNPENVATTIILVGDPDRVPRVSAHFETVEFKTQKREFCTHTGTYKGKRMTVLSTGIGPDNIDIVINELDALFNIDLTTRTPKATHTELNIVRFGTSGSLQADIPVDSFVLSSHGLGMDNMFHSYRDAATVRDLALEEAFITHTHWFMDKGRPYIIPCGQKLKAHILTSEVFEGITGTAPGFYGPQGRVLRLAVQDPQLNDKLHSFNHKGHRMTNLEMETSAIYGLSALLGHQAVSLNAIIANRPTGTFTKDPKQAVERLIAFGLERLSSF
- a CDS encoding trans-sulfuration enzyme family protein — its product is MKFETKAIHGVRSNGEKVEEWGSTINMASTFPIREFGVEQEFEYSRVSNPTRRELERLLAQLESGKHGFAFSSGMAAISTLLSVFEAGDHFIFGLDIYGGTFRIIRDIFGKFGLKASFVDTTNLENIRKAILPSTKGIFIETPSNPLLDITDIEGVVAIAREHKLITIVDNTFMSPYLQRPLELGADVVVHSATKFLSGHNDIIAGAIVLNDDALSEKISFAQVAIGAMIAPFDSWLLMRSIKTLKVRMDYAQSNTEALVHYLKLHPAVEKVYYPTEADAERKAIHQRQASGGGAVFSFVLKDEKKVKSFFESLKVALFAVSLGGVETLVTHPSTLTHTEFPEEEKVARGVTQTLVRVAVGIENINDLIADFKQALEA
- a CDS encoding alpha/beta fold hydrolase, whose protein sequence is MIHTFEIAQFTTSVGVRVEALRVHYQLYGCELGSAPVVVINHAFTGNSQLTGKDGWWSIAVGDRRLIDTTRFTVVAFNIPGNGYGAGTDELIFNYQHWTAVDVARIFNYGITEVLGLKEVYALVGCSLGGGIAWEMAVLAPALFEQLVIIAADWKATDWIIGNCLLQEQILKNSNNPLHDARLHAMLCYRTPQSLKMKFDRSTHLPTQLYNVESWLLHHGEKLQERFSLSAYKLMNQLIKTIDITRDHDSFAAAVHDLDSEITLVAIDSDLYFSPQENRDTAEELAALGKSVHYKEIHSVHGHDAFLIEFRQLERLLRGCFEE
- the metE gene encoding 5-methyltetrahydropteroyltriglutamate--homocysteine S-methyltransferase → MKSNVLGYPRIGEKRELKKANEAYWEGKISQEDLVAEANKIRIHNWKLQQEAGVELISSNDFSYYDQMLDFSFTVNAIPERFASVSKLSALERYFAMARGYQKDGIDVTAMEMTKWFDTNYHYIVPEFTKNQQFKLAHNKPLEEYQLAKANGVETKPVLIGILTYLLLGKEKEAGFSRLDLAERLLPVYIEIIESLVKAGAKTIQIDEPYLVLDLPERAASIYRTTYEAIAAKFPNTEFILTTYFGGLGDNLNLTLSLPLQVLHIDLVRAPQQLDLVLELLPPHKKLSLGLVDGRNVWKNDLEASVALIDKAEAKIGMDRIYVGTSCSLLHSPCNLELENNEKVLTLEIKQWLAFAKQKVKEVQLLTVLAFDNPNAEEAASYEENKRAAAARRTSTLIHDKAVKERVKNIAEGDDQRKSPFSKRKLAQHAALGLPLFPTTTIGSFPQTTEVRSWRARFKKGDLTQAEYDELLEQEIEESIRFQESTDIDVLVHGEFERNDMVEYFGELLKGYTFTKFGWVQSYGSRCVKPPIIFGDISRRAAMTVRWSKYAQSLTNRPVKGMLTGPVTILQWSFVRDDQPRSETCLQIALAIRDEVVDLERAGIKVIQIDEPAIREGLPLRKAEWAAYFDWAIKAFRIAASGVEDKTQIHTHMCYSEFNDMIEAIAAMDADVITIECSRSQMELLDVFGEFKYPNEIGPGVYDIHSPRVPSEEEMTALMEKAIKVIPKEQLWVNPDCGLKTRHWEETKAALHAMVATAKKLRAKYGK